GCGCTGCGGCACGTCACGCACGCCGTCGGCAACGTCGACGAGGCCGAGACGGCGGTCGGCACCCGCGATCCGCACGCCGCGGCGAAGGCGCTGCGCGAGGAGCACGGCGTCGCCGCCGCCGTCGTCAAGCAGGGCCCGAAGGGCGTCCTCGCGGTCGACGACACCGGCGAGCACGAGGTCGCGCCGATCCTCGTCGACGTGCTCAACGGTCTCGGCGCCGGCGACGCGTTCGGCGGTGCGCTGTGCCATCAGCTGCTCGACGGGCGCAGCCTCGGCGAGGCCGTGCGGTTCGCCAACGCGGCCGGCGCGATCGTCGCGACCCGCCTGGCCTGCTCCGACGCCATGCCGACGACGGCCGAGGTGGCCGCGTTCCTGGAGGCCGCAGATGTCCGCTGACCAGCTGCGCGCGATCGTCGAGACGCGCATCCACCGGCCGGAGGCGATCGCCGCGGCGGCCGCCGCCCGCAAGCGACCGGCGTCGCTGCTCGGCCCGACCGGCAAGCTCATGGTCATCGCGGCCGACCACCCGGCCCGCGGCGCCCTGCGGGCCGGACGCGACGCGCTGGCGATGGCCGACCGTGGCGAGCTGCTGGACCGCCTGGTCGTCGCGCTGAGCCGGCCCGGCGTCAACGGCGTGCTCGCGACCGCCGACGTGCTCGAGGACCTGCTGCTGCTCGGCGCCCTGGACGACAAGGTCGTGGTCGGCTCGATGAACCGCGGCGGCCTGGCCGGCACGGTCTTCGAGATCGACGACCGCTTCACCGGCTACGACGCCGGTGGCCTCGACGCCATGGGCTTCGAGATGGGCAAGATGCTGCTGCGCATCGACCCCGGCGATCCGGCGACGGCGCCGACGCTGCAGGCCTGCGGGCACGCCATCGACGACCTCGCCGAGCGCCGGAAGATCGCGCTGGTCGAGCCGTTCATCTCCTACCGCGACGACGACGGCCGGCTGCGCAACGACCTCTCCACCGAGGCGGTCGTCCGGTCGGTGGCGGTCGCGGCCGGGCTCGGCAACACGTCGGCCTACACCTGGCTGAAGCTGCCCGTCGTCGACGACGACCCGGCCGGCATGGAGCGGGTGCTGGCGGCGTCGACGCTGCCGGCGGTGCTGCTCGGCGGCGAGGTCCCGGACGACCCGGACGCCGCGTTCCGGCAGTGGGAGAAGGTGCTGCGGCTGCCGACGGCGCTCGGCCTGGTGGTCGGGCGGTCGCTGCTGTACCCGCCGGACGGCGACGTGGAGGCGGCGGTCGACACGGCGGTGAGCCTGCTATGAGCTGGTACCACCCGGCCGGGACCGCCGCGCGCGGCCCCTACGCCGTCGAGCTGAGCCCGTCGACCGTCGAGGGCTGGCGGTGGACGTCGCTGCGGGTGCTCGAGCTGGGCCCGGGGGAGTCGCACACGTTCGAGACCGGCGCCGAGGAGCTGTTCGTGCTGCCGCTCAGCGGCGGCGGCACCGTCGACGCCGACGGGCAGCGGTTCGAGCTGACCGGCCGTCCCGACGTGTTCAGCGGCCCGTCCGACACCGTCTACGTGCCGCGGGACGCGACGGTGACCGTCACCGCCGCCGCCCGGGCCCGGTTCGCGCTGCCGGCCGCGCCCTGCACGAACCGGCTGGCCGCCCGCTACCTGCCCGCGAGCGACGTCGCCGTCGAGATCCGCGGCGCCGGCAGCTCCACCCGTCAGGTGCACAACTTCGGCTCGGCCGGCACGTTCGACGCGGACCGGCTGATCGCCGTCGAGGTCGTGACGCCGGCCGGCAACTGGTCGTCGTACCCGCCGCACAAGCACGACGAGGACCTCCCCGGCGTCGAGTCGGAGCTGGAGGAGATCTACTACTTCGAGGTCAGTGACCCGGCCGGGTTCGGCTACCACCGCGTCTACGGCACCGACGACCGGCCGATCGACGTGCTGGCCGAGGTGCGCTCCGGCGATGTCGTGCTGGTGCCGCACGGCTGGCACGGCCCGTCCGTCGCCGCGCCCGGGTACCACCTGTACTACCTGAACGTCATGGCCGGTCCGGGCGCCACCCGCGAGTGGCTGATCAGCGACGACCCGGCGCACGCCTGGGTCCGCGACGAGTGGGCGGCGCAGGCGCCCGACCCGCGTCTGCCCATGGGGAGGGAGCAGCGATGAGGCTGACGGTCGCGCAGGCCACGGTCCGGTTCCTGGCCGCGCAGTTCACCGAGCGCGACGGCGCCGAGCACCGGCTGATCGAGGGCTGCTTCGGCATCTTCGGGCACGGCAACGTGGCCGGCCTCGGCCAGGCGCTGCTGGAGGCCGAGCTGGCCGACCCCGGCGCGCTGCCGTACCACCAGGCCCGCAACGAGCAGGGCATGGTGCACGCGGCGGTCGGCTACGCCCGCATGCGCAACCGGCTGTCGACGCTGGCCTGCACGTCGTCGATCGGCCCGGGTGCGACGAACATGGTCACCGGCGCCGCGCTGGCGACGATCAACCGGCTGCCGGTGCTGCTGCTGCCCGGCGACGTGTTCGCCACGCGGGTCGCCGACCCCGTCCTGCAGCAGCTGGAGCAGCCGCACGCGCCGGACGTCACCGTCAACGACACGTTCCGGCCGGTGTCGCGCTACTTCGACCGCGTCTGGCGGCCCGAGCAGCTGCCGTCGGCGCTCCTCGGCGCCATGCGGGTGCTCACCGACCCGGCCGAGACCGGCGCCGTCACGGTGGCGATGCCGCAGGACGTGCAGGCCGAGGCGTTCGACTGGCCGGCCGAGCTGTTCGCGAAGCGGGTCTGGCACGTGCCGCGGGCCGTCCCGGAGCCGGCCGCGCTGGCCCGCGCCGCCGCGCTGGTGCGCGGGGCGAAGCGGCCGCTGATCGTCGCCGGCGGCGGCGTCATCTACAGCGAGGCGACCGACGCGCTGCGGGCGTTCGCCGAGGCCACCGGCATCCCCGTGGCCGAGACGCAGGCCGGCAAGGGCAGCCTGCCGTACGACCACCCGCTCGCGCTCGGCGCCGTCGGCGCCACCGGCACGCCCGGCGCCAACCGGTTCGCCCGCGAGGCCGACGTCGTCATCGGCATCGGCACCCGCTACAGCGACTTCACGACCGCGTCGCGGACGGCGTTCCAGGACCCCGGCGTGCGGTTCGTCAACGTCAACGTCACCGGGTTCGACGGCGCCAAGCACGCCGGACTGCCGCTGGTGGCCGACGCCCGGGCCGCGCTCGAGGCGTTGACGTCCGAGCTGGCCGGCTGGTCGGTCGCGGCCGCCCACCGCGAGGCCGCGGCCGCCGCGAACCGCGAGTGGGACGCCGTCGTCACCGCCGCCTACGGCGCCGGCCACCGGCCGCTGCCCGCGCAGACCGAGGTCGTCGGCGCCGTCAACGAGGTCAGCGGGCCGCGCGACGTCGTCGTCAACGCGGCCGGCTCGATGCCCGGCGAGCTGCACAAGCTGTGGCGCACCCGCGACCCGAAGGGCTACCACGTCGAGTACGGCTTCTCGACCATGGGCTACGAGATCGCCGCGGGCGTCGGCGTGCGCATGGCGGCGCCGGACCGCGACGTGTTCGTCATGGTCGGCGACGGCTCCTACCTGATGATGGCGCAGGAGCTGGTGACCGCCGTCCAGGAGCGCATCAAGGTCGTCGTCGTGCTGGTGCAGAACCACGGGTTCGCGTCCATCGGCTCGCTGTCCGAGTCGCTCGGGTCGCAGCGGTTCGGCACCGCCTACCGGTACCGGTCCGGCGAGAGCGGCCGGCTCGACGGCGGCGTGCTGCCGGTCGACCTCGCCGCCAACGCGGCCAGCCTGGGTGTCACCGTCGTCCGGGTCGCGACGGTGGACGAGCTGCGCGCGGCGCTGCGCGACGCGAAGGCCGCACCGGCCGACGGCGGCCCGATCCTGATCCACGTCGAGACCGACCCGCTGGCTGGCGCGCCGGACAGCGACTCCTGGTGGGACGTCCCCGTCAGCGAGACGGCGGCCCTGGACACCACCCGCGCGGCGCGCGCGGCGTACGAGCGGCAGAAGAAGGCGCAACGCCCCCTGGTGGGACGGCAGACGGAGGAGAACGACGCATGAGGACCATCGAGCACTGGATCGACGGAGCCACGACGCGGGCCGGGTCGACCCGCACCGCGCCGGTGTGGAACCCGGCCACCGGGCAGCAGCAGGCCGAGGTGCTGCTCGCCGAGCCGTCCGACGTCGATCTGGCGGTCGCCGCCGCGGCGAAGGCGTTCGAGAGCTGGTCGCAGACGTCGCTCACCAGGCGCACCAAGGTGCTGTTCGCGTTCCGCGAGCTGGTGACCCGGCACGCGCGGGAGTTGGCCGAGATCATCGCCGACGAGCACGGCAAGGTCGTTTCCGACGCGCTCGGCGAGGTGCAGCGCGGCATCGAGGTCATCGAGTTCGCCTGCGGCATCCCGCACCTGCTCAAGGGCGAGTACTCCGACCAGGTCTCCACCGGCGTCGACGTGTACGGCTTCCGCGAGCCGCTCGGCGTGGTCGCCGGCATCACCCCGTTCAACTTCCCGGTCATGGTGCCGATGTGGATGCACCCGGTCGCCATCGCCTGCGGCAACGCGTTCGTGCTCAAGCCGAGCGAGCGGGACCCGTCGGCGTCGCAGCTGGTGGCCCGGCTGTGGGCCGAGGCGGGGCTGCCGGACGGCGTCTTCAGCGTCGTCAACGGCGACAAGTCCGCCGTCGACGCGCTGCTGGACCACCCCGACGTCGCCGCCGTCTCGTTCGTCGGCTCGACCCCGATCGCCAAGTACATCCATCAGCGGGCCAGCGCCAACGGCAAGCGCGTGCAGGCCCTCGGCGGCGCCAAGAACCACGCCGTCGTGCTGCCCGACGCCGACCTCGACTTCGCCTCGGACCACCTGATCGCGGCGGCGATGGGCTCGGCGGGGGAGCGGTGCATGGCCATCTCGGCGGCGGTCGCGGTGGGCGCCGGCGCGGACCGGCTGGTCGAGGCGGTGGCGGCCAAGGCGGCCGCCGTCCGCGTCGGGCCCGGCCGCGACGAGGCCAGCGAGATGGGCCCGGTCGTCACGGCCGCCGCGCGCGACCGGATCACCGGCTACATCGACGGCGGCGAGCGGCAGGGCGCCGAGGTCACCGTCGACGGGCGCGGGCTGGTCGTGCCCGGCCACGAGGACGGCTTCTTCGTCGGCCCCACCGTCCTCGACCACGTCACCCCGTCGATGGACGTCTACCGCGACGAGATCTTCGGCCCGGTGCTGTCCGTCGTCCGGGCCGACGACGTCGACGCGGCGATCGCGCTGATCAACGCGAACCCGTACGGCAACGGCACCGCCATCTTCACCGGCTCCGGCGAGGCGGCGCGGCGGTTCCAGCGGGGCGTCAAGGTCGGCATGATCGGCATCAACGTGCCGATCCCGGTCCCGATGGCCTACTACTCCTTCGGCGGCTGGAAGGACTCGCTGTTCGGCCAGTCGCACGTCCACGGCCCGGAGGGGATCGCCTTCTACACCCGCGCCAAGGTCGTGACGTCGCGCTGGCCGCGGGTCGACCACGCCGTCGCCGCCAGCTACTCCTTCCCGACGACGACCTGACGGAGCCCAGCAGTCGGCAGCGACGTGGAAGCATGCTGTCGCCACCGCGACGACGTGGAAGCTCGTTGCGCCGGGCTGGGACCACCTGACGGCGGCGGCCCGGCACGCCGGCCCGGGGGCGGGCGTGCCGGGGTCGTGCCTCAGCTCAGGGTGACCGCCCCGAACGTGGCCGTCGTGTAGCGGGCGTTGGCGGTGTTCTCCTGGTGGCCGTCGACGGCGAGGCCGAGGAAGGCGGACGGCGGCAGCGCGACGTCCGCGGCGCCGACCTCGTGCCACGTCACGCCATCGGGGGAGACGGCGCCGGTGACGGTGCCGCCGCGGCGGGTGAGGCGGACCCAGTACGGGGTGTCGATCGGCACCTCCTCGGGGACGGCCGGGTACTGGGTGACGACGGCCTCGGCGCCGCGCGCGGACCGGACCGAGAACCGCGACACCTTGCCGCTGCCCAGGTAGGTCAGCTCCATCATTGCGAACGGGGCCGACGGCGCGAGGTCGGCGCGGACCATCACCGCGGCGGCCACCTCCGGGTACACCTTGCTGATCGCGTCGATCCTGGCGACGATCTCGCAGTCGCCGTCACGGCGCTGGAACGCGAACCGGAAGCTGTCCGCCGTCGCGCCGATGGCGCCCGACCCCTTCACCGTCACCGCGTCGCCGGACACCGACGTGGCGCCGCGCACCGGCACCGAGCCGACGTCGGCGCCGACCCAGGGCGCGGTGCGGGTGATCCGGTTGACGTGCACCGGGGTGGACGTGGTCGAGGTGGCGTTGCCGTCGGTGTCGACGGCGCGGGCGGTGACGAAGTAGCTGCCGTCGGCGACACCGGCCCACTCGACGCGGTACGGGGCGTGCGTGGCGGTGCCGATCAGCTCGTCGCCGGCGTAGAACTCGACGCGGTCGATGGCGGCGCCGTGGCCGGTCGCGGACGCGTTCAGCACCACCCGGCCGGTCGCGCGCGCGGCCGCCACCAGCGCGTTCGTTCCCGGCTGCAGCAGCGTGACGGACGGGTTCGCCGACGCCGGGCCGCCGATGGAGTTCAGGTAGCGCTCCAGGTTCGTGTAGCCGTCGGCGCCGACGGTGTTGCGGTCGGCCGGGTCGTTCGGGTTCAGCCCGTTGGCCACCTCCCACGCGTCCGGGATGCCGTCGTGGTCGCTGTCGGCCGGCGCCGGGACGGACGCCAGCGACGGCCAGCCGCCCACCTCGGTCTGCGAGTTGATCAGCCGCCCGGTCCGCCGCCGCACGTCCTCGACCAGCCGGGCGTCGACGGAGTCGCGGCGCGGCAGGATCGCGCCGGCCTCGTTCAGCACCCGATCGAACGCGACGGTCGCCGCCTCGGCCGGCAGCGGCTGCGGGAACGGCACCGGCGAGGTGCGCAGCGTGATCGGCACGTCGCCGTCGATGCCGAGCGTGTTGTCGGCGGTCACCTCGGGCGAGCCGTCCATGTGGTTGTCCGCCACGTACCAGGTGCCCGGCCCGCCGAGCGTGCTCACCGTCGGCTCGACGATGCGGTCGCGCACCTCGGCCAGCGTGTCCGGCCCGGGCCGGTAGTAGTTGCCGATCATGTTGATGCCGGCGGAGTCCTCGCCGCCGTACGCGGAGTTGAAGCCCCAGTTGTAGATGACGTTGTTCTGGTGGTCGACGGTCAGCGCGTAGTCCGGCCCGGTGGCGTTGACCGGCGCGAACCGCGGGTTGCGGCTGGAGTTGTGGATGATCAGGTTGTGGTGGAACGACACGTTCTCGCCGCCCCAGATGCCGCCGTAGCCGTGCCGCCCCTCGGGGTTCACCGACATCGTCAGGCTCTCGCCGACGATGCACCACTGCACCGACACCCGGGTGTTCTCGTACGGCGACAGCGCCTCGTCCGTGCTCCACGTCAGCGAGCAGTGGTCCAGCACGACGTCGGCGGTGCGGCGGAACCACATCGCGTCCTCGGTGATCCCGGCGATGTCGCCCATGCGGCAGCGCAGGTACCGGACGACGACGTTCTGCCCGGCGATGCGGGTGGGGTAGCCGGCGATGCAGATGCCGTCGCCGGGCGCGGTCTGGCCGGCGACGGTGAGGTTCGAGCCGGTCATGTCCAGGCGCGAGTTGAGGTAGATGGTGCCGGAGACGCGGAAGACGACGGTGCGGTTGCTGCCCCGCACGCCCTCGCGCAGCGATCCCGGCCCGGAGTCGTTGAGATTGGTCACCTCGTAGACGTCGCCGCCGCGCCCGCCGGTCGTGTACATGCCGCAGCCCAGCGCGCCGGGGAACGCGGGGACCAGGGCGTCGGCGGTGCCGCGGCGGACGGCGGCGAACGCGGGTGAGCCGGCGACGAAAGCGCCGACGCCGGCGAGCGCGCCGGCCGCGGTGAAGGCGCGGCGGGTGAGGGTGTGGTTCTCCGTGCGGTCGGGGCGGGCATCCGGAAGGGAGCTCATCGATCCTCCAAGACCTGGGAGCGAGGTGGGTGCGGACGATACTGCAAGCGGTTGTGCATTTGTGTCAATACTTGCAGTAGGGTTGCAGCGACGTCGTCCAGCGATGCCCACAGGAGGGTCTCTGTGTCCGAACCGATCACCCAGTTCCAGGCCGGCGAGCTCGCGGTCGAGGTGCACCCCGGCACCGCCGAGATGGGCCAGGCGGCAGCGGAGCGCGCGGCCGCCGTCATCCGCGACGCCGTCGCCCGGACCGGCCGCGCCCGCGCCGTCTTCGCCACCGGCAACTCGCAGTTCGCGTTCGTCCAGGCGCTACGGTCGCAGGACGTCCCGTGGGACCGCGTGACCGCGTTCCACCTGGACGAATACGTCGGCATCGACGCCGATCACCCGGCCAGCTTCCGGCGCTGGATCCGCGAGCGCATCGAAGAGCCGTTCCAGCCCGAGAAGGTGCACTACATCGACGGCGACGCGCCCGACGCCGAGGCCGAGTGCCGGCGCTACGAGGACCTGCTGCGGGAGGCCCCGCTGGACCTCATCTGCATGGGCATCGGCGAGAACGGCCACATCGCGTTCAACGAGCCGAACGAGGCCGACTTCGCCGACCAGCGGCTGGCCCGGGTCATCACGCTGACGCCGGAGTCGCGCGCGCAGCAGGTCGGGGAGGGGCACTTCCCTGACGACGCCGCCGTGCCGGCCACCGCGATCTCGCTCACCGTGCCGGCGCTGCTGTCGGGCGCACAGGTGCTGGTCTGCACGCCGGACCAGCGCAAGGCGGCGGCGGTGGCGGCCGCGCTGCGCGACGAGATCAGCCCGGCCTGCCCCGCCACCATCCTGCGGACGGCCGGGCACGCGACACTGTTCCTCGACCCCGAGTCGGCCGGGCAGCTGGAGGTCCCGGTCGGCTGAGCACGATCCAAACGGTTGCTGAAAGGTGGCAGCGATGCTGGCGCTGACGCGCGCGACGGTGGTGAGCGACGGCCGGGTCGAACCGGACCGGACGGTGCTGGTCGACGGCGGCCGCATCGGCGCCGTCGGCGCCGGCCCCGTGCCGCCGGACGCCCAGGTCGTCGACGTCGGCGGCCGGGTCGTCACGCCGGGGCTGATCGACCTGCACGTGCACGGCGCCGCCGGCCACGCCTTCGATGACGCCGACGAGGCCGGGGTGACGGCGGTGCTGCGCCACCTCGCCGCGGCCGGCGTCACCAGCGTCCAGCTGAGCCTGGTGTCGGCGCCGGTGGACGTGCTGGCGGCGCGCATCGCGGCGCTGTCCGGCCTCGTCGCCGCAACGCCCGCCGACGCTGCCCGGGTGCTCGGCGTCCACCTGGAGGGCCCGTTCCTGGCGGCCGCCCAGTGCGGTGCGCACGATCCCGCCGTCCTGGTGCCGCCGAGCCCGCGCGACGTGGACGTGCTGCTGGAGCAGGCCGCGACGCTGCGGATGATCACGCTCGCGCCGGAGCTGCCCGGCGCCGTCGACGCCACGCGCCGGCTGGCCGCCGCGGGCGTCGTCGTCGCGGCCGGGCACAGCGACGCGACCGCGCGCCAGCTCGCCGAGGCGGCCGGCGCCGGGCTGACGCACGTCACCCACCTGTGGAGCGGCCAGTCCACCACCCGCCGCGAGGGGCCCTGGCGGATCCCCGGCCTGCTCGAGGGCGCGCTGGCCGCGGCGGACCTCACCGCGGAGGTCATCGCCGACGGCCGGCACCTCCCGCCCGAGCTGCTGGAGATCGCCCGGCGCTGCACCGGCGACCGCCTCGTCGTGGTCTCCGACGGCACCCCGGGCACCGGCATGCCCGCCGGGCACCGCTACCGGCTGGCCACCGTCGAGTGCGTCGTCGGCGACGGCGTCGGCATGGTGGCCGGCGCCGACGCGTTCGGCGGCAGCACCAGCACGCTGCCCGGCATGCTCGCCCACCTGCACGACGACCTCGGCTGGCCGCTCGCCGAGGTGGTCGAGCTGGCCACCGGCCGGCCCGCCGCCGTCGCCGGGCTGTCCGCGCGCCGCGGCGCCGTCGCCGCCGGCATGGACGCGGACCTGGCGATCTTCGACCCCGGCTTCCGGCCCTGGGCCACCGTGCTGCGTGGCCGCTGGCTGCCGGCATCACCATCTGGAGGACCCCTGTGACACCCGAACCCACCCGGCTGGTGCGGCTGCGCGCCGACGACTCCGTGGCGGTGACGCTCGACCCGCTGCCCGCGGGCACGCCGGTGCCCGGCACCGGGCTGGTCAGCCGCCAGCTCGTCCCGGCCGGCCACAAGGTCGCGCTGAGCGCCGTCGGCGCCGGGGCGCCGGTGCTCAAGTATGGCCAGGTCATCGGGCACGCGACCACGTCGATCGAACCCGGCGACCACGTGCACCTGCACAACCTCGGCTACCACGACACCGTCGACCAGGACGTCACGATCGGCGGCGGCGTCGTGCCCGAGCCGGTGCCCGCCGCGACCTTCCAGGGCATCGTCCGCGCCGACGGCCGGGTCGCCACCCGCAACTACGTCGGCATCATCACGTCGGTGAACTGCTCGGCCACCGTCGCCAAGCTGATCGCCGACCAGGTGCGGATGTCCGGACGGCTCGCGGCGCACCCGAGTGTCGACGGCATCGTCGCGATCACGCACGGCAGCGGCTGCGGCCTGGCGTCCGACGGCGAGGGCCTGGACCTGCTCAAGCGGACGCTGTCCGGCTACGCCGACCACCCGAACTTCGGTGCGCTGATCGTGCTCGGGCTGGGCTGCGAGGTGAACCAGATCGCCGAGCTGGACCTGCCCGAGCACACCCCGGTCGTCGGCATGACGATCCAGGAGGCCGGCGGCACCGCGGCCGCCGTCCGGGCCGGGGTGCAGGCCGTCGCCGACGTGCTGGATCGGCTGGACGTCCAGCGGCAGCCGGTGCCGGTGTCCGAGCTGGTGCTGGGCCTGAAGTGCGGCGGCTCCGACGGCTACTCCGGCATCACCGCGAACCCGGCGCTGGGCGTCGCCGCCGACCTGCTGATCGCGCAGGGCGGCACCGCCGTGCTGTGCGAGACGCCGGAGATCTACGGCGCCGAGCACCTGCTGGCCGCCCGGGCGGAGTCGCGCGAGGTGGCCGACGCGCTGCTGGCGCGCATCGCCTGGTGGCGCGAGTACACCGCCAAGCACGGTGGCAGCCTGGACAACAACCCGTCGCCGGGGAACAAGGAGGGCGGCATCACCACGATCCTGGAGAAGTCGCTCGGCGCGGTCGCGAAATCCGGCTCGACGCCCCTGCGCGCGGTGCGCCGGTTCGCCGAGCGCATCGACAGCCGCGGCCTGGTGTTCATGGACACCCCCGGCTACGACCCGGTCTCCGTCACCGGCATGGTGGCCGGCGGCGCGAACGTCGTCTGCTTCACCACCGGCCGCGGCTCGGTGTACGGCTGCAAGCCGGTGCCCAGCCTCAAGCTGGCCACCAACACCGCCGTCTACCAGCGCATGACCGAGGACATGGACCTCAACTGCGGCGTCGTCGCCGACGGTGGGATGAGCCTGGACGAGCTGGGCCGGCGCATCTTCGACGTCGTCGTCGCCACCGCGTCCGGACAGCAGACCGCCAGCGAGGCGCTCGGCTTCGGCGACGAGGAGTTCGCCCCGTGGCAGCTCGGCGCGGTGATGTGACGGTGCCGCAGCTGTCCCGGACGGCGCCCGCGCCTGCGCCAGGTGTCGTCCACCTCGGGGTCGGCGCGTTCCACCGCGCGCACCAGGCCGTCTACACCGACCGCGCGATGGCCGCGACCGGCGACCCGCGGTGGGGCATCGCCGAGGTGGCGCCGCGTTCGGCGGACGTCGTGGCGGCGCTGCGCCGGCAGGACGGGCTGTTCACGGTGCTGGAGCGGTCCGGCGACCGGGTGACGGCGGACGTCGTCGGCTCCGTGGCCGAGGCGTGGCACGCGCCGTCCGACTGGGCCGCGGTGGCCGCCCGGTTCGCCGACCCCGCGGTCACCGTCGTCACGCTGACCATCACCGAGAAGGGCTACCTGGCCGACCCCGTCACCGGCGCGCTGCTCGACGACGACGCCGTGCGCGCCGACGTCGCGGCGGTCGCGGCGGGGGAGCGGCCGCGGACCGGGCTCGGGCTGCTGGTCGCCGGGCTGCGCGGGCGCGTGGCGGCCGGCGCGGGTCCGGTGACGGTCTTGTCCTGCGACAACCTGGTCGGCAACGGCGCGCGGCTGGCCCGGCTGGTGGGGGAGTTCGCCGACCGGCTGCCGGGTTCGTCAGGCCGCGAGCTCGCGGCGTCGGCCCGGTTCCCGTCGTCGATGGTCGACCGCATCGTCCCCGCCACCACACCCGCCGACCGTGCCGACGCGGCCCGGCTGACCGGGTTCGCCGACGACGCGGTGGTGGCGGCCGAGCCGTTCACCCAGTGGGTCATCGAGGACGACTTCGCCGGCGAGCGACCCCCGTGGGACCTGGCCGGCGCGGAGCTGGTCGCCGACGTCGGGCCGCACGAGACGGCCAAGCTGCGGGTGCTGAACGCC
This Jiangella alba DNA region includes the following protein-coding sequences:
- a CDS encoding Cgl0159 family (beta/alpha)8-fold protein; the encoded protein is MSADQLRAIVETRIHRPEAIAAAAAARKRPASLLGPTGKLMVIAADHPARGALRAGRDALAMADRGELLDRLVVALSRPGVNGVLATADVLEDLLLLGALDDKVVVGSMNRGGLAGTVFEIDDRFTGYDAGGLDAMGFEMGKMLLRIDPGDPATAPTLQACGHAIDDLAERRKIALVEPFISYRDDDGRLRNDLSTEAVVRSVAVAAGLGNTSAYTWLKLPVVDDDPAGMERVLAASTLPAVLLGGEVPDDPDAAFRQWEKVLRLPTALGLVVGRSLLYPPDGDVEAAVDTAVSLL
- the iolB gene encoding 5-deoxy-glucuronate isomerase; this translates as MSWYHPAGTAARGPYAVELSPSTVEGWRWTSLRVLELGPGESHTFETGAEELFVLPLSGGGTVDADGQRFELTGRPDVFSGPSDTVYVPRDATVTVTAAARARFALPAAPCTNRLAARYLPASDVAVEIRGAGSSTRQVHNFGSAGTFDADRLIAVEVVTPAGNWSSYPPHKHDEDLPGVESELEEIYYFEVSDPAGFGYHRVYGTDDRPIDVLAEVRSGDVVLVPHGWHGPSVAAPGYHLYYLNVMAGPGATREWLISDDPAHAWVRDEWAAQAPDPRLPMGREQR
- the iolD gene encoding 3D-(3,5/4)-trihydroxycyclohexane-1,2-dione acylhydrolase (decyclizing), translated to MRLTVAQATVRFLAAQFTERDGAEHRLIEGCFGIFGHGNVAGLGQALLEAELADPGALPYHQARNEQGMVHAAVGYARMRNRLSTLACTSSIGPGATNMVTGAALATINRLPVLLLPGDVFATRVADPVLQQLEQPHAPDVTVNDTFRPVSRYFDRVWRPEQLPSALLGAMRVLTDPAETGAVTVAMPQDVQAEAFDWPAELFAKRVWHVPRAVPEPAALARAAALVRGAKRPLIVAGGGVIYSEATDALRAFAEATGIPVAETQAGKGSLPYDHPLALGAVGATGTPGANRFAREADVVIGIGTRYSDFTTASRTAFQDPGVRFVNVNVTGFDGAKHAGLPLVADARAALEALTSELAGWSVAAAHREAAAAANREWDAVVTAAYGAGHRPLPAQTEVVGAVNEVSGPRDVVVNAAGSMPGELHKLWRTRDPKGYHVEYGFSTMGYEIAAGVGVRMAAPDRDVFVMVGDGSYLMMAQELVTAVQERIKVVVVLVQNHGFASIGSLSESLGSQRFGTAYRYRSGESGRLDGGVLPVDLAANAASLGVTVVRVATVDELRAALRDAKAAPADGGPILIHVETDPLAGAPDSDSWWDVPVSETAALDTTRAARAAYERQKKAQRPLVGRQTEENDA
- a CDS encoding CoA-acylating methylmalonate-semialdehyde dehydrogenase: MRTIEHWIDGATTRAGSTRTAPVWNPATGQQQAEVLLAEPSDVDLAVAAAAKAFESWSQTSLTRRTKVLFAFRELVTRHARELAEIIADEHGKVVSDALGEVQRGIEVIEFACGIPHLLKGEYSDQVSTGVDVYGFREPLGVVAGITPFNFPVMVPMWMHPVAIACGNAFVLKPSERDPSASQLVARLWAEAGLPDGVFSVVNGDKSAVDALLDHPDVAAVSFVGSTPIAKYIHQRASANGKRVQALGGAKNHAVVLPDADLDFASDHLIAAAMGSAGERCMAISAAVAVGAGADRLVEAVAAKAAAVRVGPGRDEASEMGPVVTAAARDRITGYIDGGERQGAEVTVDGRGLVVPGHEDGFFVGPTVLDHVTPSMDVYRDEIFGPVLSVVRADDVDAAIALINANPYGNGTAIFTGSGEAARRFQRGVKVGMIGINVPIPVPMAYYSFGGWKDSLFGQSHVHGPEGIAFYTRAKVVTSRWPRVDHAVAASYSFPTTT
- a CDS encoding Ig-like domain-containing protein; the encoded protein is MSSLPDARPDRTENHTLTRRAFTAAGALAGVGAFVAGSPAFAAVRRGTADALVPAFPGALGCGMYTTGGRGGDVYEVTNLNDSGPGSLREGVRGSNRTVVFRVSGTIYLNSRLDMTGSNLTVAGQTAPGDGICIAGYPTRIAGQNVVVRYLRCRMGDIAGITEDAMWFRRTADVVLDHCSLTWSTDEALSPYENTRVSVQWCIVGESLTMSVNPEGRHGYGGIWGGENVSFHHNLIIHNSSRNPRFAPVNATGPDYALTVDHQNNVIYNWGFNSAYGGEDSAGINMIGNYYRPGPDTLAEVRDRIVEPTVSTLGGPGTWYVADNHMDGSPEVTADNTLGIDGDVPITLRTSPVPFPQPLPAEAATVAFDRVLNEAGAILPRRDSVDARLVEDVRRRTGRLINSQTEVGGWPSLASVPAPADSDHDGIPDAWEVANGLNPNDPADRNTVGADGYTNLERYLNSIGGPASANPSVTLLQPGTNALVAAARATGRVVLNASATGHGAAIDRVEFYAGDELIGTATHAPYRVEWAGVADGSYFVTARAVDTDGNATSTTSTPVHVNRITRTAPWVGADVGSVPVRGATSVSGDAVTVKGSGAIGATADSFRFAFQRRDGDCEIVARIDAISKVYPEVAAAVMVRADLAPSAPFAMMELTYLGSGKVSRFSVRSARGAEAVVTQYPAVPEEVPIDTPYWVRLTRRGGTVTGAVSPDGVTWHEVGAADVALPPSAFLGLAVDGHQENTANARYTTATFGAVTLS
- a CDS encoding glucosamine-6-phosphate deaminase, producing MSEPITQFQAGELAVEVHPGTAEMGQAAAERAAAVIRDAVARTGRARAVFATGNSQFAFVQALRSQDVPWDRVTAFHLDEYVGIDADHPASFRRWIRERIEEPFQPEKVHYIDGDAPDAEAECRRYEDLLREAPLDLICMGIGENGHIAFNEPNEADFADQRLARVITLTPESRAQQVGEGHFPDDAAVPATAISLTVPALLSGAQVLVCTPDQRKAAAVAAALRDEISPACPATILRTAGHATLFLDPESAGQLEVPVG
- a CDS encoding N-acetylglucosamine-6-phosphate deacetylase is translated as MLALTRATVVSDGRVEPDRTVLVDGGRIGAVGAGPVPPDAQVVDVGGRVVTPGLIDLHVHGAAGHAFDDADEAGVTAVLRHLAAAGVTSVQLSLVSAPVDVLAARIAALSGLVAATPADAARVLGVHLEGPFLAAAQCGAHDPAVLVPPSPRDVDVLLEQAATLRMITLAPELPGAVDATRRLAAAGVVVAAGHSDATARQLAEAAGAGLTHVTHLWSGQSTTRREGPWRIPGLLEGALAAADLTAEVIADGRHLPPELLEIARRCTGDRLVVVSDGTPGTGMPAGHRYRLATVECVVGDGVGMVAGADAFGGSTSTLPGMLAHLHDDLGWPLAEVVELATGRPAAVAGLSARRGAVAAGMDADLAIFDPGFRPWATVLRGRWLPASPSGGPL